In Peromyscus maniculatus bairdii isolate BWxNUB_F1_BW_parent chromosome 9, HU_Pman_BW_mat_3.1, whole genome shotgun sequence, one genomic interval encodes:
- the LOC143267161 gene encoding olfactory receptor 11G2-like, which produces MKTLSSTSNSSTITGFILLGFPCSREEQILLFVLFFIVYLLTLMGNASIICAVRWDQKLHTPMYLLLANFSFLEIWYVTSTVPNMLANFLSDTKVISFSGCFLQFYFSFSLGSTECFFLAVMAFDRYLAICRPLHYPALMTGRLCNILVISCWVLGFLWFPIPIIIISQMSFCGSRIIDHFLCDPGPLLALSCSRAPLMEFFWPIIMSLLLFVPFFFIMGSYMLVLRAVFKVPSREGRRKAFSTCGPHMTVVSLFYGSVMVMYVSPTSEHSSGMQKVVTLIYSVLTPLVNPVIYSLRNKDMKHAMKRLLKT; this is translated from the coding sequence ATGAAAACCCTCAGCAGCACCAGTAACTCCAGCACCATCACTGGCTTCATCCTCCTGGGATTCCCCTGCTCCAGAGAAGAGCAGATCCTCCTCTTTGTGCTCTTCTTCATTGTCTACCTCCTCACCCTCATGGGCAATGCTTCCATCATCTGTGCTGTGCGCTGGGATCAGAAACTGCACACCCCCATGTACCTCCTTCTGGCCAACTTCTCCTTCCTGGAGATCTGGTATGTCACCTCCACAGTTCCCAACATGTTGGCCAACTTCCTCTCTGACACCAAGGTCATCTCCTTCTCTGGGTGCTTCCTGCagttctatttctccttctccttgGGGTCTACAGAATGCTTCTTCCTGGCAGTCATGGCCTTTGACCGCTACCTTGCCATCTGCAGACCTCTACACTATCCTGCTCTTATGACTGGACGCCTCTGTAACATCCTTGTGATCAGTTGCTGGGTGCTTGGTTTCCTCTGGTTCCCCattcccatcatcatcatctcccaGATGTCCTTCTGTGGATCCAGGATTATAGACCATTTCCTATGTGACCCAGGCCCTCTGTTGGCCCTCAGCTGTTCCAGAGCCCCACTGATGGAATTTTTCTGGCCAATAATAATGTCTCTGctcctttttgttccttttttcttcattatgGGATCTTATATGTTGGTTTTGCGAGCTGTGTTTAAAGTCCcttcaagagaaggaagaagaaaggccttCTCCACTTGTGGGCCCCATATGACTGTGGTTTCTCTTTTCTATGGCTCAGTGATGGTCATGTATGTGAGCCCAACCTCTGAACATTCATCTGGAATGCAGAAGGTTGTGACTCTTATTTATTCTGTGCTTACTCCACTCGTTAATCCTGTAATATATAGTCTGAGGAACAAAGATATGAAACATGCAATGAAGAGGCTTTTGAAAACATAA
- the LOC143267359 gene encoding olfactory receptor 11G2-like: MKTLSSTSNSSTIAGFILLGFPCSREEQILLFVLFFIVYLLTLMGNASIICAVRWDQRLHTPMYLLLANFSFLEIWYVTSTVPNMLANFLSDTKVISFSGCFLQFYFFFSLGSTECFFLAVMAFDRYLAICRPLHYPALMTGRLCNILVISCWVLGFLWFPIPIIIISQMSFCGSRIIDHFLCDPGPLLALSCSRAPLMEFFWPIIMSLLLFVPFVFIMGSYMLVLRAVFKVPSREGRRKAFSTCGPHMTVVSLFYGSVMVMYVSPTSEHSAGMQKIVTLIYSVLTPLINPVIYSLRNKDMKHAMKKLLKT; encoded by the coding sequence ATGAAAACCCTCAGCAGCACCAGTAATTCCAGCACCATCGCTGGCTTCATCCTCCTGGGATTTCCCTGCTCCAGGGAAGAGCAGATCCTCCTCTTTGTGCTCTTCTTCATTGTCTATCTCCTCACCCTCATGGGCAATGCTTCCATCATCTGTGCTGTGCGCTGGGATCAGAGATTGCACACCCCCATGTACCTCCTCCTAGCCAACTTCTCCTTCCTGGAGATCTGGTATGTCACCTCCACAGTACCCAACATGTTGGCCAACTTCCTCTCTGACACCAAGGTCATCTCCTTCTCTGGGTGCTTCCTGcagttctatttcttcttctccttgggGTCTACAGAATGCTTCTTCCTGGCAGTAATGGCCTTTGACCGCTACCTTGCCATCTGCAGACCTCTACACTATCCTGCTCTTATGACTGGGCGCCTCTGTAACATCCTTGTGATCAGTTGCTGGGTGCTTGGTTTCCTCTGGTTCCCCattcccatcatcatcatctcccaGATGTCCTTCTGTGGATCCAGGATTATAGACCATTTCCTATGTGACCCAGGCCCTCTGTTGGCCCTCAGCTGTTCCAGAGCCCCACTGATGGAATTTTTCTGGCCAATAATAATGTCTCTGCtcctttttgttccttttgtCTTCATCATGGGATCTTATATGTTGGTCCTGCGAGCAGTGTTTAAAGTTCCTtcgagagaaggaagaagaaaggccttctccacctgtgggcCCCATATGACTGTGGTTTCTCTTTTCTATGGCTCAGTGATGGTCATGTATGTGAGCCCAACCTCTGAACATTCAGCTGGAATGCAGAAGATTGTGACTCTTATTTATTCTGTGCTTACTCCACTCATTAATCCTGTAATATATAGTCTGAGGAACAAAGATATGAAACATGCAATGAAGAAGCTTTTGAAAACATGA